In Streptomyces sp. 840.1, one DNA window encodes the following:
- a CDS encoding two-component system response regulator — protein sequence MVPKAKILLVDDRPENLLALEAILSALDQTLVRASSGEEALKALLTDDFAVILLDVQMPGMDGFETAAHIKRRERTRDIPIIFLTAINHGPHHTFRGYAAGAVDYISKPFDPWVLRAKVSVFVELYMKNCQLREQAALLRLQLEGGVPAGANHEKEPAGLLAELSARLAAVEEQAEALSKQLDDESADAGAVATAAHLERKLTGLRRALDALEPGTNGGPAPLPS from the coding sequence ATGGTGCCGAAGGCCAAGATCCTCCTGGTCGATGACCGGCCGGAGAATCTGCTGGCGCTGGAGGCCATCCTCTCTGCGCTCGATCAGACACTGGTGCGGGCATCGTCAGGGGAGGAAGCGCTCAAAGCGCTGCTCACGGACGACTTTGCGGTCATTCTGCTGGATGTGCAGATGCCGGGCATGGACGGTTTCGAGACCGCCGCGCACATCAAGCGGCGGGAACGGACCCGGGACATCCCGATCATCTTCCTCACCGCGATCAATCACGGTCCGCATCACACCTTCCGGGGTTATGCGGCCGGCGCGGTGGACTACATCTCGAAGCCGTTCGACCCGTGGGTGCTGCGTGCGAAGGTCTCGGTCTTCGTCGAGCTGTACATGAAGAACTGCCAGCTCCGGGAGCAGGCGGCGCTGCTGCGGCTCCAGCTCGAAGGCGGCGTGCCCGCCGGCGCCAACCACGAGAAGGAGCCCGCCGGCCTGCTGGCCGAACTCTCCGCACGGCTCGCGGCCGTCGAGGAGCAGGCCGAGGCCCTGTCCAAGCAGCTCGACGACGAGTCGGCGGACGCCGGAGCGGTGGCCACCGCCGCCCATCTCGAACGGAAGCTGACCGGGCTGCGCCGGGCGCTGGACGCCCTGGAGCCCGGCACCAACGGCGGACCGGCACCGCTTCCCTCGTAA